A segment of the Marispirochaeta aestuarii genome:
ATGAGCCGATACCTATATAGTATTTATCTTCCGAGGGGTGACGCTCAATCCATTTCGGCTGTTCCGGAGCGCTGAGACAGGAGAACATAATGAACAGCACTGAAGTATACACGCATGCCCTGAAGATTGATTTTTTTCCCGTCATTCCATACCTCTGAGTTTTTGGACCATCGATTTATCTCCGCGGCAGCACAGCAAGGGAATAAAAATAGGAACCCTCCGGACTCCGCCAGCGGGATACAATCCGGAAACCTTTTACTGTGGCACTTGAATACTGATATACATCCTCCTGAAAGGATGAACCCCTGCCTTCCGTTGATCTCACATCATAGCTGGCTTCAACTCCTGCTGCCAGCTGCAGCAGTATTTCAGCCAGGGCCGCCTTGTCGGCTTCAGCGATGGAATCGGCAAAACGAAGCCTGGGACGGGATATGCCGAGCCCCAGGTAATACCCTTCAATCTCCGGTACCCGGCCGATCCACCCGGGTTCGCTGATACCCGACAGTATATCTATGTCCGGATATTCTTCAGGGGATGCGACAGCGGTCAGGGACGGAAATCGCACCAGCGCGTAGCTCCCGGTTTCGTCCTGATGCAGTGTGCGTACTTCAGCCTCCTCCACAAAGAGCGGGACGAGATCCTGATTGTAATACAATCGAAGGTCCTCCGCGTATCCTGTACCTTCGCGAAAAGTTCCCCGAAAGGATGAGACCTGAGCGGCGATACCCGCATACCGTGCGGCCTGATCAGCGGCATTTCTGATACACTGCCTGAGTTCCTCTGTGCGGGAAACCCTGGGGAAGGATGTACCCAGAAACAGAGGCCTCTCCCTGGCATTTTCCGGAAGCCATACCCACCAGGGTAAGCGGACAGGCAGCCAGGAGGGTCCAGGCTCAGGAGGCGGCACAACCTCCTCGGCACGGGGCAGATCAAGATCCCCGGTGATCGGCATACGCAGATCCTGCCAGGTTGAATATGCCCTGCCCGTCTCCATGGCGGGATCAGCCGGCACATCCGCAGACTCCGGGGTACTGGTACAGGAAGCAAGGGACAGCATAACTGGAAGAAAAAAAAGCAGCCGGAACAGACTATTACCTGCCATGCCTCTATTCTATTCTAAAAAAAGACGGTACGAAACTGATCGCACCGTCTTTTTTGGTAAATAATTATAAGCTTATCGAGCTGTTATTTTGCCAGTTCAGCGTCGAGCCACTTCATTGCTTCGTCGGCTTTAAACTCCGCGAATGCGGCATCTTCGTTCCGTACAAAGAGCTCCTTTTCAGCAGCCTCCCGGAGGGCGCTTTTTTCGTACATAACCATAACATATACCGTACCGTCATCGTCCCGGTAGGTCTCGACAACCTTGGAACCGTTAAGGGTGGCGGAAGCGACCTGTTTCGTCACGGTTTCCAGGAATTCGATGACCTGACGGTTACCGTCAACCCCGGCTTCCTGAGCATACTGCTTGACGGCACTGTCAACCTGGACCTCTACCTGGGCGGCAATTTCAGCCCGGGCGTTGGCTGTAGCCGCGGTGCGTGCGGTGGATAGATTTGCCGATTTGTAGTTTCCGACTCCATAGTAGGCATCGTCCGCTACGGGAGGTGCAAGAACCCAGTCAGGAAGATCACTGGAGGGGGCAGCAGCCGGTTCCGGTGCGGAAGAACAGGAAATTACCAGTCCGATCAGGGACAGAGATACCAGTATCAAAAATACTCTTTTCATTTTTTTCTCCTTTGCCAAAGAAAGCCTTTGAAGTATAGCCTACTCCTTTCCATGGTCCTTTTCAAGTTTTCTTTGCTAAAATTATACCACAGGTAAATTGATTTTTACGTATCTTCATGTAATTATGAGCCATGGCCCGTGCAAAATCATACTATTTCATCATAGACAGACTTACCCCGGAAAAAGCCCTCCTTCTTAAACGCGGTTTGCTGGAACTTTCGGCGGTAACGGACGTAAAAGTGGATACAAGAACCAGCCTTGCTGAAGTGAAAGCCACACGAAAGATCGAGGAGGATGTAAAGACGGCATGCTCCCTGGCCGGACTTGAACTTCGTACCCGGATAGACAGAAAGGATTTTTAGCTCCTCACCCGGTGATTGAAGAGGAACGATGGCACCTCTACTTGAACAATCCCGCGATTCATGTTAACCGTAATGAATCTTATGGTTAACGAGAACTCCGTATCGCGAAGCACCTTGCTCAATCACCTCCGTAAAAACAGTGATCCCCTTTCGGGAACGGATCTGGGCGGAATTCTTGGCATATCCCGGGTTGCGGTACGAAAACATATACTCAGGCTGGCAAAGGAAGGTTTTGTTATCGAGTCAGGCAGGAAGGGATATCGTCTGCTGTCCGAGCCCGAATTCCCCTCTCCTTCGGAATACGACTCCGGCACAATCCATATACAGAACGAGGTTGAATCCACCATGGAAGAGGCCTCACGAAACTCTCTCCGTAATTGTGAAGATATACAGTTTTACCTCGCCCGCAGGCAGAAAGCAGGCCGGGGAAGAAACAGAAAATCCTGGGTTTCCCCTGACGGCGGCCTGTATCTGACTGCTGCCTTTCGTCCCCGGCTTCCGGCAGCTTATATCTCCCTCTACATAATAGAAACCGGCCTGGCCCTGGTCGATTCCTTACGGGAACACTATGGCGTGGATTGCCGGTTCCGCTGGCCCAACGATCTATTCGTGAACGAAAAGAAGCTTGGAGGACTGCTGCTTGAAGTATCCGGTCCGGCGGAATCCCCTGATCATGCTTTTCTCGGTTTAGGCCTGAACGTACTTTCCTCGGTCCATTTTTCGGAAACGGGCGATCGCCGGGTCACCTGCCTTCAGAACGAGATTCCCGGCGGCGGCCGGGACCTCCCGGATTTAAAAACACTGTTCGAAACCTTGAAACCGGTTATAGAGTCTTCCCTCGGAATGATCGAAGCGGACAAGGTCCGGAAGCACTGGAGGGCCAGGACCTCTACTCAGGGAAAGGTTATGAGGATTGATGATACCGATTATACCGTCCGGAATCTCGCCCTTAACGGGTCCCTGATTGTCGCTGACAAGGACGGGACATTGTACGAAATCGCACCGGGTCCGCGAATAATGGGGCCCAGGTGACAACAGACTTTCATCGGGAGTACGGATGAATCAGAAACAGCTTTCCATGGCCATTCACTCAGCAGTATTTTCCTCTCTTATTATTCTGGGGACCTTC
Coding sequences within it:
- a CDS encoding LPP20 family lipoprotein, with product MKRVFLILVSLSLIGLVISCSSAPEPAAAPSSDLPDWVLAPPVADDAYYGVGNYKSANLSTARTAATANARAEIAAQVEVQVDSAVKQYAQEAGVDGNRQVIEFLETVTKQVASATLNGSKVVETYRDDDGTVYVMVMYEKSALREAAEKELFVRNEDAAFAEFKADEAMKWLDAELAK
- a CDS encoding LPP20 family lipoprotein, which produces MAGNSLFRLLFFLPVMLSLASCTSTPESADVPADPAMETGRAYSTWQDLRMPITGDLDLPRAEEVVPPPEPGPSWLPVRLPWWVWLPENARERPLFLGTSFPRVSRTEELRQCIRNAADQAARYAGIAAQVSSFRGTFREGTGYAEDLRLYYNQDLVPLFVEEAEVRTLHQDETGSYALVRFPSLTAVASPEEYPDIDILSGISEPGWIGRVPEIEGYYLGLGISRPRLRFADSIAEADKAALAEILLQLAAGVEASYDVRSTEGRGSSFQEDVYQYSSATVKGFRIVSRWRSPEGSYFYSLAVLPRR
- a CDS encoding biotin--[acetyl-CoA-carboxylase] ligase, with protein sequence MNLMVNENSVSRSTLLNHLRKNSDPLSGTDLGGILGISRVAVRKHILRLAKEGFVIESGRKGYRLLSEPEFPSPSEYDSGTIHIQNEVESTMEEASRNSLRNCEDIQFYLARRQKAGRGRNRKSWVSPDGGLYLTAAFRPRLPAAYISLYIIETGLALVDSLREHYGVDCRFRWPNDLFVNEKKLGGLLLEVSGPAESPDHAFLGLGLNVLSSVHFSETGDRRVTCLQNEIPGGGRDLPDLKTLFETLKPVIESSLGMIEADKVRKHWRARTSTQGKVMRIDDTDYTVRNLALNGSLIVADKDGTLYEIAPGPRIMGPR